The genome window ATGGGGCTATTACTGATAGGATTAGGAATATTTCGATATAATGATGTTGCCGGCTGGGGATTTGCAGCTGTAGGAGTAGGTTTTCTAGCAAATGCATGGGTTTTTAGTGCCTTGAAAGGGCGAGTATAAATATTTTTCTAAACTTCTTATAAATAACGACTGTTGCTTTTTTTCGGCAATGGTCGTTTTTTTATTCAATAATTTCAGCTTTTTCAAAACTTGTAATAATCCCATTTTTTTTTATTAACAAAAAATTAACTTCTTAATATTTGGGTTAAACAGCCTTAACCTAATGGTCATCATTTCAATAATATCAATTAACCTCTTCACGATTTTAACAGTATAGTTTTGTCAAAAACAAAAAAAACAAAAACTATGAAATTTAATTATCTAAAAAGAGCAGGAGTACTGTCTGCATTAAGCTTAGCTGTCT of Flavobacterium marginilacus contains these proteins:
- a CDS encoding CAL67264 family membrane protein, whose protein sequence is MGMNKNSILGWATLIMILMGLLLIGLGIFRYNDVAGWGFAAVGVGFLANAWVFSALKGRV